The genomic segment GCAACGCCGATGTTTCCGATGAGATTTAAAATTTCAATATTGAATAAAAGTATAATGAGTCCTGAAGATACCTCGGTGAACAAAGACGGTAATCCGAGCGAAAATATTTTTTTTACATACTTCTTTTGTAAGGATGTTTTTACTAATTTAAAACGGTTTTTCTTCTGTATAAGATGGATAGACAGTATGCCAATACTTATGATAGGGGCAAGACCTGTCGCAAATGCGGCGCCGAACATACCAAGATTCATGTGAAATATAAAAATATAATCAAGAATGACATTGCCAAAGCTTCCTGCAAGCATGGCAATCATCGAGAGCTTCGGATTGTTATCATTCCGTACAAAACAAACAATCACAGTGTTTACCATAAAAGCACAGGAAAATAGCAGTATTGTTCTTAGGTATGAACTTGCCATTGGCATTACCTCTGCATCAGCACCTAGCAGTCTCGCAATATCACCAGAGAAGAATGCTCCGACTGCCGTAAATAGGAACCCAAAGGCAAGAGCCATATAGATGGTTTGCGTAAAGGTCTTGCTTGCATTTTTGAAATTTCCCTCTCCGCAGAGGATGGAATACCTTATGGCACCTCCCATGCCGAGCATTAAACCGATACCATTCACAAGACTATAAATAGGCAATACTAAATTCAATGCAGTTAAACCGTTATTACCCATATTTCTTGATACAAATATCGTATCTGCCAATATGTAGAAAGACAACCCTATCATGCTGATTACATTTAACAACACATATTTAAAAAATAATTTATTAATGCTTGTATTAGTTTTTGTTTTCATACTTTTACATATCCCCTTTTTATTAATTATTTTATGTTTAATGCTTGTATTAATTTTAGTTTTCATACTATAATCCTCCTAACAAAAAAAAGCATTAGGCGATTCATACCCTAAGACCTAACGGCATGAATTCCTAACGCTTATGATTTCAGTACATTTATCCGGTGACAAAAGTACCTAAGCAATATTTATTTAATCATATTATAATACTTGGAGTTTGTCAATGCGTTTCCATGCTTCAGTGTTTCTGTTTGTAAGAAGTTTTAGAGCTTGAATAATTAAGGAATTGTGCAACTTAAAAGCACAATTTTAAAGGGTTTATTGAAATTTCTTTTTTCATAAGTTCCAAGAATTTTTCTCTTGGAATATAAACTGCTCCTAAACTTTCCAAATGAGTTGTATGAACCTGACAGTCAATCATAGAAAATCCTTTTTCTTCCAATGATTTGCCTAGAGTAGTAAAGGCTACCTTAGAGGCATTATCCATAGTTGAAAACATTGATTCACCAAAAAAACATTTTCCTATACTTATGCCGTATAATCCACCAACTAACTTATCTTTGTACCAGGTTTCCACGCAATGGGCATAGCCGAGTTCGTGAAGCTTGCAGTAAGCTTCAATCATTTCATTTGTAATCCATGTACCTGTTTCTTTTCTTGTATTAGAACAATTACATATAACATCTCTGAAACAAGTATCAAAGGAAACCCTATATGTACTCTTTTTAAGTAGTTTTTTCATAGAATGTGAAATTCTAATATCTTTTGGATAAACAATAAATCTTGGATCAGGTGACCACCAAAGTATAGGCTCGTCTTCTGAAAACCATGGAAATATTCCATTAGAATACGCAAGTAGTAATCTCTCGGGAGATAGGTCGCCTTCAATGGCTAAAAGTCCATCCGCGTCGCTTAGAGATGGATCTGGGAATACTAAATCATTTGATAATCTATAAATCGTCATAATAAACTCCTTTCAAGGTATATATTAATATTGCAGCTCCGAAGGAGATGATTTAATTACATAAACTAAGGGTCTGTAAAATTTATTATATACTATCTGTCTCATTGATACATACATTTCACCTTTATGATTATAGGAAATTGATATTTAAGTTATATTTTTCAATTTATTGAATGAATACCCCCTTATATGGACATAATTTCAAATAAGGAGTGGTAATATGAAAAACAGAAAAATTTTATATTCAATATTTACAATAATTTTAATAACTTTCGTTGGTGCTAACTATTCTCTTAATCACTATATGAATAAAAATGATTTAAAGCTTGAAGCTTGTGGCAAATTGCCATATTTAAAATTCACTGCGAAAAGTATTAATGATAATGACAAAAATAATTTAATGCAAACGTCCGTGAATACTAAATTGGTTAGGGTATCTCAGGATACAAAATTTATGTTTAAGATTAGATATAAAGACAATGAAGTTAGAAATATGGTGCTCGAAAAACAATTTAATGGTTCGGATGTGCTAAACAAAAAAACACAGTTAGAACTTAATGAATTTTTTAAAAACCAAGGTTACACAGTTTTTAGTATGAGTAATGATGAAATAGTTTTTGTTAATAATAGTAATAGGTACAGTTACAATGCTAACAGGTATTTTTTGGGAGTATATGAGGACCTTGTAACAATTTATAAAACAGATGAAAATGGAGACATAACAGCTCATAAACTATTTAATTCAAATGTTTATATAGCAAATGGTAAACAGCAGAAATATGACTTTGAAGCTCGAGACAAAGGGGAATTACAATATGTCAAGATAGGTGATTTGAAAGAGAAAGATGGCTTGGTGGATGACCTAATTCGCGGTAGAAAATATAGTAAAGACAGTGATGGTAGTAAGGATGCGGAAGAAAGCGCCGAATATGAAAAAGGAGAATTTAAAACACCCGAAAAGGCTTTTGATTATGCTAGGGGTTTATTAAAGTCTTAACATCCTAATGTGAAATAAAAAAATATGTACTAAAACCTTAAGAAAAATGTATTTCTTAAGGTTTTTTGACTTATTATTTATTTTCATGCATCTTAATTATTGAATTAATACCGTTTAGGTGGTAAAGTGTTATGTAGCCTTTATAAAAATGTGATGATAGCAATTAATAATTTATATTCACGAAGAAAGCATCAAGGAGGAAATATATGTACGAATATATAAATGGAATTTTTGTAGGCATTAATAAGGACTATATTGTAGTAGATAATAACGGCATGGGTTACAAAATATATACCTCTGGAAGTACTATGGCAAAGATGCCCAAAACTAACGAGCATGTATTATTATATATAAAACAAATTGTTAGAGAAGATTTTATTGGACTATACGGATTTCTAACAAAAGAAGAGATAGAGATGTTTAGCCTTGTAATTAGTATAAATGGAGTTGGGTCAAAAGCTGGCTTATCATTACTTTCTATTTGCAGTGTTACAAATTTAAAATATGCGATTGTGTCGGGAGATGAAAAAACTTTAATACGGGCACCTGGAATAGGCAAGAAAATTGCTCAAAGAATAATTCTAGAGCTCAGAGAAAAAATTCATATTGAACAGTCAGCAGCTAACACTTTATCACAAATTTCAGGTAGTAATTTAGAAGATGATAGAAAACTTATAGAGGTTTTAGGAGCGCTTATTTCCCTTGGATATTCTGAAAAGGAAGCAGAAAAAGCATTAAAAGCTATAAGTAAAGAACAATCACTTGAAAATATGATTAAAGATTGTTTGAAATATTTGATGAACTAAGGTGGGAGTACACTATGGATGATATTGAGGAAAGAATTATTACTTCATCGGTCATTGAA from the Clostridium sp. CM027 genome contains:
- the aat gene encoding leucyl/phenylalanyl-tRNA--protein transferase encodes the protein MTIYRLSNDLVFPDPSLSDADGLLAIEGDLSPERLLLAYSNGIFPWFSEDEPILWWSPDPRFIVYPKDIRISHSMKKLLKKSTYRVSFDTCFRDVICNCSNTRKETGTWITNEMIEAYCKLHELGYAHCVETWYKDKLVGGLYGISIGKCFFGESMFSTMDNASKVAFTTLGKSLEEKGFSMIDCQVHTTHLESLGAVYIPREKFLELMKKEISINPLKLCF
- the ruvA gene encoding Holliday junction branch migration protein RuvA → MYEYINGIFVGINKDYIVVDNNGMGYKIYTSGSTMAKMPKTNEHVLLYIKQIVREDFIGLYGFLTKEEIEMFSLVISINGVGSKAGLSLLSICSVTNLKYAIVSGDEKTLIRAPGIGKKIAQRIILELREKIHIEQSAANTLSQISGSNLEDDRKLIEVLGALISLGYSEKEAEKALKAISKEQSLENMIKDCLKYLMN
- a CDS encoding MATE family efflux transporter translates to MKTKINTSIKHKIINKKGICKSMKTKTNTSINKLFFKYVLLNVISMIGLSFYILADTIFVSRNMGNNGLTALNLVLPIYSLVNGIGLMLGMGGAIRYSILCGEGNFKNASKTFTQTIYMALAFGFLFTAVGAFFSGDIARLLGADAEVMPMASSYLRTILLFSCAFMVNTVIVCFVRNDNNPKLSMIAMLAGSFGNVILDYIFIFHMNLGMFGAAFATGLAPIISIGILSIHLIQKKNRFKLVKTSLQKKYVKKIFSLGLPSLFTEVSSGLIILLFNIEILNLIGNIGVAAYGIIANLALIVVAVFTGIAQGIQPILSINFGTGNKDNIKKVFRYAVILAFCIGFAFYIAGAVYPNVIIQLFNKEYNAALADMATQGIRLYFISFFFMGFNILTSSFFASINQPAKAFTVSLARGFITVIPLIFILPHFLQMTGVWLTIPCAEVITLLLSLFLIKNYLKDDISMHPPI